Genomic segment of Salvia splendens isolate huo1 chromosome 12, SspV2, whole genome shotgun sequence:
attttcaatttataaaaCATAGAATCAAATCgaatatttgaattttaaaaaatgatgaattaaaaaataaaaaacataaaccaaatttaatactagtatttcttTGTTAGTTTAGACATCAAATAAACCCATTTCCCCAAACCTTCGCCTTCCTCactccctttctctctctacaaacaCTCATTCATCGTcaaatctagagagagagagaaagaatgggAGGCCAGAAATTCGCCGTCCTCCTCTGCGCCGAGGATTCTGACTACGTGAAAAAACTCTACGGCGGCTACTACGGTGTGTTCGTGCGAATGCTCAAGGAGGAAGGCGAGAGCTGGGACGTTTTCAGGGTGGCGAGGGGCGATTTTCCCGCCGACGATCAGATCGGCGATTACGACGGCTTCGTCATCACCGGGAGCTGCAATGACGCCCACGGCAACGACCTATGGATCTGCAAGCTCCTGGCTCTGCTCAACAAGCTCGACGCCATGAAGAAGAAGGTGCTCGGCATCTGCTTCGGTCATCAggtaattttttctattttttagcTTTATTTTAATCGATTTGATTTGATTGAGTGCAGATCGTGTGttgatttttgttattttcatcTGTGTATCGTTGATTGCGTTTGCATTCATTCATCTAGTGTAGATTTGTGTAACCGCAAGGAATTAGGCGTATAAAACAATATTGGCTGTAAAATGCATTTTGTGCTTCGAAAAGTATAAAAACTTGTACAAGTAGTTCCAAACGGcaatttattctctttttttttcggttttatCGCTTTTATGCCTGGTGAGTTTGTTGCGGCAGCTGTCTTTACATGGTTTTCCATCGTCACACGTTTTTCTCCTTTTTGGATGTGTAAAACTCTACTCTTACTTATAAATTTTGATCTTCCTAGCATAAAAGTTAATTTAATGTCGTGTCAATTCAATTTCGAGTATAATTTAAGCTAGTGTCAATTCAATTTCGAATAATCTCGAGAAGATTTATCGCAGCCAAACACTTTTGAATTGACCGTGGTAGAATTAGAGGTCAGTTATCTTCTCTATGGTGACTACTATGGGTTTCCCTCTTATAGAAACcatggttttttttaattttctcatATATTCATTATGTGCAGTGCACCTTAAATTATTTCACTTGCTGCACttgtattaaaaaaatgattactTATAAATGAAATAGAGGAACTTAAAAAATACTAATTGCTCCCTATATTAGTCTATATGGTTAGATTAATTAGTGGTATGATCGATTCATTACGAATCTGTATTAATGAAATATACAAAGGGTTAGGGGGCATAGGTGACTTGGTTCGTCGGTGAAATCAATTATAGTTAATCCTGTCACGTTAGACCTAGCTAGATATCATGCTGGGGATGACACGTTTGCACTAGGCATTAACATGAAATTAGGTATTAAGAATAaggtttaaaaaaattgttgtgCAATTAAAAGAGTTGATTGCACTCCAATTATTATGTGAGATAAGCTTGATgtagaaaaaaatattagtgaaatTCAAATTCATTATATTTAGCTAACTTTTCTTCCACACCACTTTTATACATTTTGAATGGCATCTCTTctaatttgaaatataaaatcaatCGACATTGTTGAATTAGAAAATGCTACTAGGGGTTACCTATGTGTCATGAGATGTATTTTAATGGAtctaatgaattaaataatgaaCAAGATTGAGTTATGTACATGGGATGTGATTACTGGTTCACATTGGGTGGGGGCCATAGTAAATAGCAGGCCAACGAAAACTATTAATTAATAAAGCTGTCTACgacttttaattaatttctttatatTAAAGAATTTGTTGCTTAAGCCCAATAGATTGTTTGTTAAATGAAAAATAGTCAAGTAGCATTGTAGCAAAGTTTCGTGGGGCTTGTAAATacattaacatatttcgaaaaCAAGTAGAAGGACTGGTCAAAATTGAGAAAGTCAAATTCCATTGACTCCTAGAATTAGCCTATGGTTTTGTAAACATAGTTTTTTTCTAAGTTATGCCTTTTTTTGAATGTGATAGCAATGACCACAAGAAAACAAGGAATAGCTGACTAGATAGTAGATACCCTTTGTTTTTCTTAGTAAGTAATATGTGCATAAAAAGAATAGAGATACCAActattttttgccaaaaatgtGGAAAAAGGCAAAAGGGTTGGAGTCTCTCTCACTCTGTGTCTCTCCATTATTAATGTTGGCAACATGGGCAGTGGGTGGCTCACTGCTAAATTAGGCAACAATAGAAGAGCGTTTATAAACCATTTCTTGATTTTGGATTAAAGCTTTTCTACTTCTACTTAAATACAGTGGATGCTTAGCATTTAACTTTAAATGTTACTAACAGATGATGAAGACTTGTGGAcgattttaaaattattatattcaaaCTTATACATAAAAAATGGTGTCTTTATCCTAAATATGAAAACTCAGCTGTATTAGGACTTGCCTGTACAAGTGGACGGCTGCATATATCTCTGCTTTCTCTTTATTATGGTCCAAGTCCGTGTAGTACAGCTGGATTTTTTTGGGCCACACCACCTGCCTTATTTTTACAGTATGATAAGTGATAACACCCatcaatataattatataaatgttgatttctgtAAGAAAATTATATAGAAATGTTTatgagattaaatatgttgttTAGTCCTTTTTGCTTGGGTGCGCAAGTTATTTAAACTATCTATAGTTTGAAAGGGTTTATCTTGAGATATATGGATTATAATATTAGAACATGCCATGCTTGTTGAACGTGTGTATCTTACAAAAACCAAAGGTTACAAACTGAACTATCGAGAGAAAAATTTTATATATGTCCCTTTAATACTAGCTACATTTTGCTTTgataaactcttgttttctacatCTTTGGGGTCCTCGTACTATTACATGATTTgcgtttgtgtgtgtgtgtgtttaacAAGATTCTTTTGAAAGTAGGTACAAATAGATGAAACAACCACTTAGTGAAACATTTAGGAAGTGGCCAATATTTATGTGTAGTTTGCAGCTGTAAACTCTTCCTAGACAAAGTAGTCGATGCAAACAATTGGACCAGTTAGTTGAGGCATTATGGTCCACATCAGTTCCTTCACAAATTTATATTTTAGGCCTATATCTATAACCACCAACTAGTGCTCTGGCACCAAATTGTTGTTTTTTGGAGTTTTTATCATTCACAAGTTAGGTAATTAACATTCATTTAAGAAGAGTAATCAAACTATAGTGAGAAAGATTATATACATATCCATGATTGAGTTGATTGTGATGTCTTTTCGGTAGCTTTTGCAAAAGCTAAAATCTTGAAATTCATGATGTCCATAAGAAATCAGTAGGTGGAGTGTGTTGATGATTAGATGCTGTGCTCCTTTATGTGTAATATTCCATATAAGAACTTGTGATCCTGGTTTCTTCAATATTCACTGACTTGACGGCATGTCCATTGCTTTCCCAATACGAAAATGATGTCCAAATCATGTAATTTTGATCATCTATATGAgtccaacacctttcccacAATATATGGTAATACTAGTTATATAGGCTTGTCCTAGTGGGATGATGAGGATTTCCATTTCACCATTAAAAGTGACGGTGtatggtgtgtgtgtgtgtttagcACAGAAAATGGTTAAGGGAACTGAACAGTAATCAAATGTGACATGATGTTTTGTGAGGTAAAAAGGTTTTTGATGTGTAATTAGATAATGGCACGAGCTCTTGGAGGAAAGATTGGAAGAGCAAGAGGAGGATGGGACATTGGAATCACACAAGTTCAACTCTATCCATCAAAAATATTCACTTCTCTTGATATACCTTCTTCGCTTTCCGTCATCGAATGCCATCGGGATGAGGTTTGTTTTCTCAAATCCAACAACTTGGTTTCTGAATCCTAATACTAATGTGTTGATTATAACTGAATTGAGTTAGGTATGGTCTCTCCCGCCGGAGGCTGAGGTGCTAGCATGGTCGGAGAGGACCGGAGTCGAGATGTTTAGGAGTGGAGATCACATCATGGGCATCCAAGGCCACCCCGAATACACAAAGGACATCCTCTTGCACCTTATCGACCGCCTCTCCAGCCGCCAACTCATCGAGGTACGAATCATATCAATCCTCGTTCAACGTTTATTTTGAGTAATAAGATAGACCGACAATCATTGGCCTTATCGCGACAGGAGTCTCTAGCCGAGGAGGGTAAGTCGAGGCTGGAGAAGAGTGAACCTGAC
This window contains:
- the LOC121758298 gene encoding gamma-glutamyl peptidase 5-like codes for the protein MGGQKFAVLLCAEDSDYVKKLYGGYYGVFVRMLKEEGESWDVFRVARGDFPADDQIGDYDGFVITGSCNDAHGNDLWICKLLALLNKLDAMKKKVLGICFGHQIMARALGGKIGRARGGWDIGITQVQLYPSKIFTSLDIPSSLSVIECHRDEVWSLPPEAEVLAWSERTGVEMFRSGDHIMGIQGHPEYTKDILLHLIDRLSSRQLIEESLAEEGKSRLEKSEPDRDVWWKLCTSFLKGRL